In Betta splendens chromosome 1, fBetSpl5.4, whole genome shotgun sequence, the genomic stretch CCTCCAGAGACAAAATAGTAACCATGGGGAGAAAACTGAGTGTCCCACACTGGGTAGTTGTGGCCTTTGTATCCCACTAGACAGGTAAATGTTAGGAGACTCCACAATCTAATTGTACCGTCCTCAGAACTTGATAACAGATAGTTCCTGAAAGACAAAAGAGAGGCATCAACATTAAACCTAAATGACACATTCAGTAGTGCAAGCCCATGCCTGTGTATGAATGAGTAACTTTTCCTAAAACACATCAAGTTAtaataggttactgagttactCTACCTGTCGGGGCTGAAACTAATTCCATACACAGGGCCGCTGTGTCCATAGAGGATCTTTGACTCACTGGCTGTTTTCTCATCCATGATCCTCTCCAGCACATCATCAGACTCTTTGTCAATCACATTCAAGTCTTAAGAGAAAACCcaaaagaaagggaaaaaagtGTAAGATCATAATTTTCTGACAATGGAAGTTGTAAAGATGCATTTATGTCTTGTCGTACACAGTACCTGCGGCAGATTTGACCTTGCGTAGCTTTTTCGGAGTGACGCTCCACACCCGAACTGTGGAATCAGCAAAGCCTCCTGCAATTAGGCTGGAGTCATCTGTGAAGTCCACTGCAGTCAGACCCTGCAAGGCATCATGGGAGAACAATTAGAACATACTGCTAAGAGGAGCTTGCATTGAAATAAACTCCTCAGACTTATGGGTAGACTTGTTTATGACATTTTACCTGATAAGCATTGAGAAAAGAGTAGAAACAGATGGAGGGGAGGTTTTCCGGCCCTAGGCGGATCTTTTTGGTGGCCTCCTTCATGTACATGATCTTATCCAGCTTGTCCGAATCCTTTAGTTCTGGCAGAGGTATCCTAAGCAGTAGCAAACGTAATGTCCCAGGTCAGTAAATTACTAACCCCAAATATTGCCAAAATTATTAGTTACAGCACAACTATTTAGGGGAATATTTTACAACTAATTGTACCAGATGAAGACAGTATATTTTGCATTTCATTAGCAGTATGTGTTGTATGTAAAAACACAGTGGTTGCAGTAATAAAAGTCAGTGTGACGTGTGAATAAATCCATACCTATTCTGCGAAGGCGCATTAGGATCCTGCTTCTTGCTCTTGGAGCCCATGCTGTCCTTTTtgggtttcttcttcttgggtTTACCCTCTTCGTTCtctgcctcttcatcctcatcatcaagGGGTAGCTCAATTTCTGGCTCTTTCAGTAACCCATAATAAACCTACAGTGGCATGATTGACAGTGACAGAAAGAAATAAGATCAATGCAACCAAATTGGTCTAACAGCGTGGCAGCAAAGGCAGGTGATTCCAATCACTTTACACAGGTTGTTGTGCAAATCCAACCTTGGCCTTGTTTGCCTCGCGCTTGGCTTCCCCTGCCAAGCTGCCAGACATGGCATCAATCTGGCCCTTGCTGCGCGGCATGCCATCGAAGATGTCAATGTAGAGGTGCTCCTGAATGATATTCCAGATCTGGTTGTTCTGACGCTCCTGCAGGTGCCTCTTCAGCAGCTGGTAGGAGTCCCGAGAGATCCGCAGGACGAACTTGCTGGTGCGGAAGTCCAGCAGGGTCTCGTTCCCTCTCATGTGCTCCTTCTTGGTCAGACCGGACAAAACACGCAGGTCATCTTCATAGTAACACTCCTGATCCCCACTAAACCTGGGGTGAGGACAAGACAGAAGAGCTGTGCGGTAAACAAACTGTTTTAGATGTCTATGATTAACTGGCATAAAACATTAGACTTACTTTTGAAAGAAAGCCTTGGCCTCATTTTCATGGTTGTTGTACACCAGCTCCAGGTACATGTGGACAAACAGGGGGTAGAAAACCTGAGAGAGCTCTGCCCTGTGACAGTCCAGAACCGTTTCTATGAACCTCTTCAGGCCGCTGTAGTAGGTCTCATACAGAGCTGGGTCGCCCTGTTGGCTGTAGGCTGAAAGCACCACATTGACGTCTGGCTGGTtctctgcaggtgctgctgaaACAAGTCAAAGCGAGAAGCCAAAGGACGTGTTAATGAAGACGCTTATCCACAGGATACACCTGAAACTGTATATTCAATGACCCTgaagtcatcatcatcatcaacatcaaacaacaacaacaacaacaacaagcaactatCAGCAATTTTGTAGAAAACTGGATCAATCTTTACGTGTCTGaacagtaaatgtttattggaGCTTTTACAGATCTACTGTAGAACAACTCTCGGTAGATCTATAAACCGTGTGCACACAACACTTGGCAACCttcacacaaacaaccacaTCCACTGTCGCTCGTTCGTCGTACTTTTCGTTGGCGCCGGGGTTCCGGCGGAGGACGGCGCCGTCACCCGGCTGAGAATGGAGCTCGCATCCACGCCGTCTACGCCCGCAGTGCCCGCAGCGCCTCCCGAGCCTCCCCCGGAGGCGTCGGCGCCCTTCGCGTCCAGCGAATCCTCCGGTAAACCCGCCTCGCGCCGCAAAATGTCCACGGACTCGCTGAGATTGTTCTTCCTGAGGAACTGCAGCACCGCGAGCAGCGTCTGTTGGTCCTCCGGCGATGCCGCTGCATTTTTGCTGGCCGCAGCCGAGGCGCCGGGAGACGTAGAGGGCAGTCGTCCGTCGTTTGCATTGTTATTTCCACCTCCGTCGCTCGATGGTTCTGTTTTGATGGCCTTTTCTTCCTCCGCGTCGACCAGACCACCTTGTACGGCCGCCATTTTCCAAATGAAATGCGCATGTGCGTATGGGGAAAAAAGGCGACAACGGTAACTGCGCAAGATGCGGTTATCTGATTGGTTCATTCATATGTCGTCATTATGCACGCCAgaggccccgcctccctcccatTCAATATAACTTCAATAAAAACTGGGTAAAATGGTCGAAAACTGGAGTCATCAATAATAGTCTCCAGTTCACAAGGTTCTCTAATTTTGTATCAGCACCTCTTAGGTGTTACCATATTTAGACTCAGCCGAactatatgtgtatgtatatgagtATGAGCAATACTGCCCTTTTAAAAAGagcaataaacataaacaacaccaataaacacagttttgctcatcaactgacaacaaacaattATGTCTGTGTCAAGATTTTTTTGTATGACCAAGAGTACAAAACACATATagcagcataaacaaacacaaccacatgTCCTACTACTTAAAACTGGAAATACAAACATCTAtcgtttttaaaataaaacagttgaGAAATTGTTGCAGATTTTCAGTATTTCGTGGTCAGTGAATTAACTACTTGtgttgtcatttactgtataacagGATGAGTAAGTTACCATTTTGTACCAGGTGATGGCACTTTAGTTCAGCTCATACAGTCTTGACTCTCCAAACCCGTTGACCCCTGTGGACGCTGTATTTAATGCTGTGTTTAAATGCAAAGAACAATGGTCCTGAACCatctcctccctgctgctcctccctcaATTAATCTGTGCATTTTCTGCTGGGTACCATTTTAAAACATCTGTTCCTCAGATTCCTGGACAATATGTGCAAGAAAATGAAGTAACATATAGGTTTTATTACTGAGCACTATGTATTTTCAAGGTATGTGTTTGCGTATAAATGTTGTCTGTGCAACGTTTACCATAACTTGCAGAAAGGAGGTTGAACATAAACTGCATTTAAGCCTCAGCATTATTCACTTTGAATTCTGCTAAGGCTGCATTTCTCTTTGCACAGTACAACACACCTTCTCGCTTTCTGAAGCACCACAGACACGCTCATGTAGCTGAGTGGGCATCTTTGGCccagaacagcagcagttttcatTTCTGTACACGTCAGAAGGAACAAGAAGGAGTCGAACAAGATTTCAAACAGACATCATGTTTACTCGCTATGTTTTATAGTGTCACATCTCTCTTTCATATTACTTTGAAACTATTACTTCAAATTTCTAATTTGCAAATTAATGTAATATTTCTGATAAATTAATGAACATTAATCAAAATTAgtgtttatttagctttttgtaTAGAATAGATTTTTTCGGAAAGAACATGGAACAACCTAATGAGCCCCAATCTTTTACTAATGATATCCTTAAGTTCcttacgcacacatgcatcaGACAGAATAATAGCTTTACCTTAGAAGCAGGTTTAACATGCACATTTAGGACCACAGTGAGTGGTGGAACAAAAGAAGGCTTTATAGCTGAAGCACTAGGGCGTTGTACTGTTGTATTGCGACTCTGTGCCCCATGTGAAGGACAGATGGGGGTGGGGTTGTATGGCACACACAGTAGCTCAGGCCATTGGTGTTTACAacttactgagatcagcaataTTACTATGCACAGTTGACATAAGTCTCATTGTATTAACCTCTTCTCTGACCTCCATCAGCAAGTAATCAGGGCCAAATATTATTGATTTTAGATCTGTGTTCTATTATCCTTCTTATACCCATTTATTTACCCATGCTGTGcaatgtccagcagcagcagcagcagcagcagcagcagcacaacaacatcATGATTAGTCATGAGTcattaaagataaaataaaattcaaGCTGTTATTTAGGATTAATGACAAGTAATATTGGTATTATTGGTTTAAAAGTTACAGACTTTATTACAACTTACTGCTTCAGGTGttacactttgtgtgtgtgtgtgtgtgtgtgtgtgtgtgtgtgtgtgtgtgtgtgtgtgtgtgtgtgtgtgtgtgtgtgtgtgtgtgtgtgtgtgtgtgtgtgtgtgtgtgtgtgtgtgtgtgtgtgtgagggagctgCAGGGTGTGGCTTCACCTAACAAAGACTACATCCAGTGCAGGAGCACGACAGCTGTGCACCTCAGACTGTTGCAGAGCCGTAACATACTGCTGGAAGCCAACGAACCAGCCTCATTACAAAATAACAGAAATGCATTGTTGTACATTCTTTAGCATCAAACCTTTGCTTGAAAAATGCTTTGTGTCACTGGCACTCATATGTGCATCTGGCAGCACCGGTACCCCTTCAGAACATTACTGATTGCTAATAAATTAAATAGCTATTTAAACTTTAAGACCATAGTCGCCTAAAGCTGTTGTGGTTATGTGCCAGTAAAAATGAACCTAGAGCGGTTGTTTATAGCAGATGCGTGCTGGAAGCAGAGGCACCTCCCAAAGTATAAGCCAGGGACTGTGCAGGGTTTCTCCTACTGTGAAAGATCATATAGATGAAACTCTGATGATGTGTGAGGATTactttttttataatatttgtATCTTGCAGACTGCACTGCAGATGTGGAAGATTTAAAGCAAAAGCTATTAATACTTCGGATGAATGCGTACGTGAGCATGGGTGAAGCGGCGGAGAGTGATGTAATGCTGGGGGTGCAGACTGGGGCGTGGCACTCTTCCAGTCCCTTTTTAGTCATTTTATGTCTgatttcacacatgcacatgtggcAAGAAGTGGCGCACAGGCTGCTTTGCTCCGAGGGGACGAGGACAGCATCTGTCACATCTACCTGCACGTTTAACGAAGACGCGAGCGATTGCCTCTCAGGAAGTGCGGCGTGTCTGTCTTTGAGCTGTAAACAGTTGTGAAACGCAGGAGAATCCCCCACTGACATGCGCAAGTAAATAATTCATGAGGTGTGAGtctgagaaaagacaaaaaatgcCCTTAGAGAAGAACACAGGAAGGTGGAGAGTGGGGAAAAGCGGACAAGGATGAGGCTGAAGGGGAGCAGATAGTGGGTGGAATGTGGAGGGGGTCAGAGAACAGGAGGGTGGGGGCAGGACACAAAGGGTGGTACCCAACCTCACAGAACGTATGGACgacggacagagaggagagaaaaggttcattacatcaggcagagacaggtgACGCAGAGCGGTGATGCAGGTGCAGAGCAGCGCGTGAAACAGGTGATTGACGAAGGGAAAAGTGCAAAATCTCCAAACTGTGATGCAGCTTTTCTGCACagtgacaggcagcagcagcgcgtttGTGCCAATACATCTCGGAGCCTTTTGCCCGTCCAAGTGGAATAATGGGTGTGAAAGCAGAGCTGCACTGGAGATCTCCATTttaaaggggagggggggggggtgaaatgTGTGGAGCCTGCATTATTCAGTACTGACCTGACTGGAGAGTTGGGTTCTGCACATGGCTTTGCCTCTGCTGCCTCTATGTAGGTATAATGTGTTCCTTTAATtggtgatgacatcacagacgAGTGCGTGTCCATCTGTGACCACACGTGATCCTCATGGTCTTGATGATCCTCCACTGACAAGTTGATTTCCCTTTTGCCCGTCCTGGTGCCTAGAAGCTAGAAGCTCACTAGGCACTTAGGCAtccctctcctctgcaggtctgctgctgcatccCAGTGTTGTGCACCCCAGACTCTTTATCACGCTGAATAATTCAAGCTCCATCAAAAACTAATACGACAGTCGCACGGCATCATGCAAACTTAACTAACACAAAACCAGTCCACCGGAGCATTTGGGTTAGATAACGGTTTAGTAAACATCACAGCATTACTATTAGTATTCACTGTTATTCGGTGGTGAACCACAAGATTCTCTCACACAATGAAACTCGTAGAAAGATGTCGTTCAGGAATATCCATTGTCCCAGCAATCAAAACTTCTTCAGATGGCTTTTCTACCAAATTAGCCCTCACCGTGGTCCAGTGAGCATGTctaaaggcacacacacacacacacacacacacacacacacacacacacacacacacacacacacacacacacacacacacacacacacacacacacacacacaccgactgacagctgctgtaaggGGAAAGATAAAGGAGTGGCCTCTAATTTGCTAAAGGTCAGAGCCCTGGTACTTAAAGCCCCAAATCCTAAATCAATAATTACAATTTGTACcttgtgaaaaaaaataaacacaattagtAGTAGCCCAGGCAGCTGTGGTGTGGGATACAAAGGCAAATCATCCAAAAAGTGATGAAAAAAACCTGAGAAGATAAGTTGTGTGATTTTCAACCAATCTGACATTTCTCAGACTAGTTGTGTTTATTGATGCGGTTTCTGTGGGTTCTCAcacctctctctcctgctgtgtgtgattgACGGCGTGTCTTCTCACAGGACATTCAGGACAATAGAGCGACTGATTAAGATCTTCTTCTCGCAGTTATTGAGGGTTTTAAAATGATCTGAACCAAATCTCAGTCTACTTCATCAGTGGTGTGTTCAAGGACACGTTTTACCATCTTGTTATCAGTATAACATGTCAGAGAGGCTGCTAATTCAGCTGCCTGACTGAGGCCTGGGTAATAACATTATCCTGTCTATGTAACCCATCTGACAAATAGGCAAATatacacactaacacacaaagcaatgctctttgttctccttgagacgcgtgcgtgcgtgcgtgcgtgcgtgcgtgcgtgcgtgcgtgcgtgtgtgtgtgtgtgtgtgtgtgtgtgtgtgtgtgtgtgtgtcaggatggGGGTGGACCTGGCTTTGCTTCAAAGCAACTATGTGGATGTCACCAGGAGGGGCATGGATGGAGTGATGGGGAAGGTCCTCGGGGACGGACGGACTGACCCTTGCAGCAAAATGGCAGCGGTGGAggtaaacgcacacacagaaaaaaacaccaacacgcCCAGGTTACTCACTCAAGCATGCAAATATATTCACACTTCACCTTCAGAGAGAAAAGGAGTGAAGATTTTCATATAATCATCTCATCCATGCATCTACTTAGCACTAAGCAACACACCTGAGCTCTGTATATAAATACTCTGGCAGGAAGAGACACACTAAGCCTGTATGTATATGAGTCACACGCTCTCTACACTTTATTGATCTGAGCTCTAATCACACACCGTGCTGCTCATACAACGACACCAGctacacacactgtgaccaTTTAGTGATGAGAAGCACTGTAAACAGTCTGAAACGCCTGAATCAGTGCGCCTGGTCTCAAGCCCCACCGGCGCTGACGTTTTTATTTACAATCTGTCCAGGATAATGAAAAGCTCGGGTGTTTCCACGCGATCAATAGATATTTATGGGTGTGGGCTGACACAGGCGGAGGACGAGTGCAGCCAGCGCTCAGGGTgtgaagatggagggaggggcaCGCAGGCCTGCGTACAGAGGATGCCCTGGGGGCCACGTACAGTGGCCGCTATGCTGGTAACGGCGCCGCAAAGTGGGCGGAGCCAGGGGCAGACAGCAACGTAACTGAGCATGAAGGCTGAGCGTCTGAACCAAACGCTCAGTGATGCAGATGAAGGGTCCCGTCTGTAACAAAGCATCGCATCTGCAGAGAACAGCTCCTCTGTTATTAACCTCACCCAGACGGAACAAGCGGCGTAGACAATCACAACGGCATTAAATCATTTCTTTCCTGCCCTAATCTCCTAAATGGTGTCTTGGAATTACGGTGCACTCACCCGTGGCCAGCAGGTTAGACTTGCAGGGACACACATTGCTAAGCACAATGTCATTTCTCCGAGCACGGAGGCTGGAATAGATATCGTCGCTCAAATGGGCACCGGGGAATAAGCCACTTACCCACAACCACCAATCACACACAGGACCTTCCACCTTGGGTGGGTGGAGGTACACATTTAATCTGCCTGCTATGTTTGGAATAAACCTCCTGCAGATTTCAAAACCCTCAGAAGAAATGATGTCTGACTATAAcatgatgaaataaaaacaggttGACTGATCATTGGAAGGATGGATGtgtgaacaaaaacaaataaaaatgtctgcTTGATGAGGCATTCTGCTAAtatcttcttctcctcttccacgTAGGCCTGATGATTAATGATCTGCCTGACCTCTCACCTTTCACAGCTGTTCAAGGAAATTGGTGACCACAACTGAGCTGAAGCTGGCCTCATTTTAATCATCGTGTCCATTTATAACAAATAGGTGTGTTTCCAAATGGCAGGTGGATTTATGTCATGTACAACCCACACTGAAGTCTGCACCTActtagcagcagcaggttttcaaGAGTGATGaagtcattttaatatttcatcagTGAAGGAACATGAACAAAAACGAAGGGTTCATGAATAAAATCATGTTAAAGCTTGTTTTATGTGATGTTTCCTCGTACCTATATTAAAGTCTCTATAATCTGTGCTTAAAGCTGTAACATGGTTAAGAAAGGGAATTTCTACCAGATTCCTCTAAAGCTGATTAGACGCTCCTGTTCATTTCCTATTCTGTCTGACGCGCCTTCAAGCTGCTGAACCTCTGGGTTTTAGTCGCGTGCGGCACATTGCGTCCCTCTGGACAATCTGGTGTAACAGACTGCAGACTGGCTGTTGAGGAAAAAGCCCCCCAGACAggctcagctgctctgctgtggatcAGACAGCGACACGCACCTCTCGGCCTCCGCGGAGGAGAAGGGACGTTTCAGGAACAGCGATCTGCTGCGATCTGTGGCTGAAGAATGCATCGTCTGATGTGTCAATATTCATATCATGTATATTAACagcaaaattaaatgtttattgtacaATCACTGGACTACAGAATGGGATTAAACCTTTACCTTGATTTATATGGATCAAATCATACATGAAGCACAGAACAGTGACcaaggcttgtttttttttttcgatgcAAAGGATTTTGCAGGTAATATATTAGCATTTCTTAGGCTGGATGACCTGAATATGACTCCATCCATCTTACCAAGCTTAAACAGAGGTCGGGAACCTTTCCTTTAGTCCAGCAAAAAGCCTCCTCcatgcgtctgtgtgtctgtctggctcTGCTATTATTAGCACCGAGGAAAAAAAATGGCACCCACAGTGACGGGTTGGTTAACAGCAGCACGTCACACGCTGGGAATGATTCAGCGCTTTCTATCAGGCAGCGGCAATTTCATGGGGAATGACAATTTCCTCCGCGCCGAACAATAAATGCCTTGTCCGAATCCAGCTTTAGAATAATACAAGTCACACTTGAACGTTGGGAGTGAATTGAGCTGCACTGATTGTCTTTGTTTGGGGCTGCTCTCTGCGCACCCGTCTCTTCAGACCTCCGTGTCTCTGGCAGCGCTCGTCCCCTACggctgatgcagcagcaggatgctggCAACAAATTCCAAGGCAACGGCCGCAGCAACTCACACGTTAACACTTTCCTGTCACTGTCATATACCTGTCACACATCAAGAAAAACGATACGTTGCCTGTGAAAAAGCGATTGTGGGGATGTTGGAAGATGAGATGCTTTCTGGTGTTTATTCTCAGAGAGGCTGCGAGGGGGGATCTGCATGTTTAAACTGCTCCAGGATGACGGACAGCCTGGCAGGAATTGGCTTTGTGCTCAGCTCGGGCTCCTGAATTCCTGTCACCTATTTTTGTAGTACATTTTTGAAGCTTACTCATAAAGCTGCATTTTGACGCATATTCTATGTTCTTACGACTAAAGcgcccatcagcagccagtccACACTTCTACTTCATGTGTGGTTCGTACATCTGTGAGCATTGACTTAGAGCCAAGGAAGCTGAATAACAGGTGAAATTTGCAGCCACCGCCCACTCATTTCACAGCCTGATTCCCATTTCCACCTCCACCGAACAAATACTGATCACCAGACAGatcataaaccatgtttttccCTCAAGCTGGTCTCTTTATACCCAAGGCATCTAAAGGGGttggaatgaaaagaaaagacgGCCCCAGTCAGCGAGGAGTGTGCATCACCAGAATAACCTCTCAAACCTACCATGAAAATAATGTAAGCGATTGATAGTTTGTAATAATGCAAAGGGAGCTGTAGGTAAGAATTGTGTGTACACTCTGCTAACACAAGCTTTTCTGCAATAATAAAACAGGAGCTCACTTCAGAAATCACACAAACGCTGAAGGGAAGAAAGAGACGGGCGGATAGCGATGCGCCTACGGCTTCAATCTCAAACGGGGCAGAGTTTGTTATTGGCTCTTTTATTTGAGGCGAGGCAGCAATAAGCGCCgttgttcctgtgtttttacGGCCCCTTGTAGTGCTCCTGAAGGTACGCTGTGGTAACGGGGCTTTCACTGTGGCGTTGGGCTACGTGGCCCTCGCCGCGCCACTGCAGGGGTGCGTCACACGCCGCACGCAGGTGGCGGTggggagcgtgggggggggggtccgagCAGATACGGTCTGGAAAGCCCAAGGCCTCCATGGGgttgggggtcaaaggtcatagtGGAGTACATTAACATGTGAGCTGTTATCGCTGTTATTTACAGCTGCACTCTGAGCCTGAGAGGcatgttttattctttcatttcctgctttgaaacatataaaaatattgatattaccatataaacacattttcccTTTCGTAAAATATCTTTAGTTTAtagttttgattttaaaatgtaatcacTTCCCTCAGTGGCCTCAGTGGCCTGGGaatctccatctcctcccatCTATTGACGCAGCAAATCTAAATTATAGTAGCCCATAACTCAGCTAGAGTAAATCTACTTTGCATCGTATAGGTTCATGATAGATTCATCATCACGGAGTGGATCAATCAGAGTAACGCGGGTGCAGCTTGGGTGATGTCAAGCCTTTATTGATACGGTGTCACAAAGCAATACAGTAGTAATCACAGTAAAGAGAACAGCATGTCAACTACATTCAGCCCCTGTGCTTCTGTAGCCATGGCGACGCTAATAAAAGCTAATGAGGAGATAATGATGAACAAACACCACACagaacacaatcacacacatgGCCAGAAAGAGCTGCTGGTGATTTAAGGCATTTCACATCACGTTTGTTCCATGGCTACACCTTGATGGTTGGTCTTTAATTGGTGgcgaactgttttttttaagaaaacgGTATTTTATTTCATGAAGCGTGTTGCATGTGCATTTAGAAAAGTCTGGCAGTGCTCTAAGTTATAGTgacattttcttctgttttggtttgtagAAGATAACAGCCCTACATTCACAAGC encodes the following:
- the taf5 gene encoding transcription initiation factor TFIID subunit 5 isoform X2, encoding MAAVQGGLVDAEEEKAIKTEPSSDGGGNNNANDGRLPSTSPGASAAASKNAAASPEDQQTLLAVLQFLRKNNLSESVDILRREAGLPEDSLDAKGADASGGGSGGAAGTAGVDGVDASSILSRVTAPSSAGTPAPTKTPAENQPDVNVVLSAYSQQGDPALYETYYSGLKRFIETVLDCHRAELSQVFYPLFVHMYLELVYNNHENEAKAFFQKFSGDQECYYEDDLRVLSGLTKKEHMRGNETLLDFRTSKFVLRISRDSYQLLKRHLQERQNNQIWNIIQEHLYIDIFDGMPRSKGQIDAMSGSLAGEAKREANKAKVYYGLLKEPEIELPLDDEDEEAENEEGKPKKKKPKKDSMGSKSKKQDPNAPSQNRIPLPELKDSDKLDKIMYMKEATKKIRLGPENLPSICFYSFLNAYQGLTAVDFTDDSSLIAGGFADSTVRVWSVTPKKLRKVKSAADLNVIDKESDDVLERIMDEKTASESKILYGHSGPVYGISFSPDRNYLLSSSEDGTIRLWSLLTFTCLVGYKGHNYPVWDTQFSPHGYYFVSGGHDRVARLWATDHYQPLRIFSGHLADVTCTRFHPNSNYVATGSSDRTTRVWDVLTGNCVRIFTGHKGPIHALAFSPNGKFLASGATDGRVLLWDIGHGLMVGELKGHTDTIYSLRFSRDGEILASGSMDNTVRLWDALKAFDDLETDDFTAATGHIHLQDNSQELLLGTYLTKSTPVIHLHFTRRNLLLAAGAYNP
- the taf5 gene encoding transcription initiation factor TFIID subunit 5 isoform X1 translates to MAAVQGGLVDAEEEKAIKTEPSSDGGGNNNANDGRLPSTSPGASAAASKNAAASPEDQQTLLAVLQFLRKNNLSESVDILRREAGLPEDSLDAKGADASGGGSGGAAGTAGVDGVDASSILSRVTAPSSAGTPAPTKTAPAENQPDVNVVLSAYSQQGDPALYETYYSGLKRFIETVLDCHRAELSQVFYPLFVHMYLELVYNNHENEAKAFFQKFSGDQECYYEDDLRVLSGLTKKEHMRGNETLLDFRTSKFVLRISRDSYQLLKRHLQERQNNQIWNIIQEHLYIDIFDGMPRSKGQIDAMSGSLAGEAKREANKAKVYYGLLKEPEIELPLDDEDEEAENEEGKPKKKKPKKDSMGSKSKKQDPNAPSQNRIPLPELKDSDKLDKIMYMKEATKKIRLGPENLPSICFYSFLNAYQGLTAVDFTDDSSLIAGGFADSTVRVWSVTPKKLRKVKSAADLNVIDKESDDVLERIMDEKTASESKILYGHSGPVYGISFSPDRNYLLSSSEDGTIRLWSLLTFTCLVGYKGHNYPVWDTQFSPHGYYFVSGGHDRVARLWATDHYQPLRIFSGHLADVTCTRFHPNSNYVATGSSDRTTRVWDVLTGNCVRIFTGHKGPIHALAFSPNGKFLASGATDGRVLLWDIGHGLMVGELKGHTDTIYSLRFSRDGEILASGSMDNTVRLWDALKAFDDLETDDFTAATGHIHLQDNSQELLLGTYLTKSTPVIHLHFTRRNLLLAAGAYNP